The window GGCTCGGACCCGGACGCGGCTACCTGCAGCAGGTCCTCTTCCATCTGAGACGGACGAGCGGGCGGCCCTTGCTCTCGATGGCGGCGCTCGGAGCGGGATCCGCGAAGCGGCGGCCTCCGGTGCGGCGCGAGCTCTCGGGGCGGGACCGCGCGAGGCGGGCGGGCTGATGAACGCGCTCGCGGTCTTCGCGAAGACGCCCGTGCCCGGGAGGGTGAAGACCCGGTTGAGCCCGCCCCTCACGATCGACGAGGCCGTGCGGGTCGCGTGGATCTGCCTCGGGGAGACGGTCCGGCGCGTGCTCCCGAGCCGGCGCGTCGCGGAGAGCTTCCTCTTCCTCGACGGCGCGCCCTCGCCGGAAATCCGCTACCTCGCCTCCGAGCGGAGGGTCACGATCCTCCCGCAGTCCGAGGGAGATCTCGGCGCCCGTCTCGGCGCGGCGTTCGACGTCCTTCGCGCGAAAGGGGCCCAGCGGGTGGTCGCGATCGGCACGGACACCCCGCACCTCGATCCGGATCTCGTCGTGGAGTCCTTCGAAGCGCTCGAGCGGCACGACCTCGTCATCG of the Candidatus Eisenbacteria bacterium genome contains:
- a CDS encoding TIGR04282 family arsenosugar biosynthesis glycosyltransferase, with protein sequence MNALAVFAKTPVPGRVKTRLSPPLTIDEAVRVAWICLGETVRRVLPSRRVAESFLFLDGAPSPEIRYLASERRVTILPQSEGDLGARLGAAFDVLRAKGAQRVVAIGTDTPHLDPDLVVESFEALERHDLVIGPAEDGGYYLIGMRGPADGLFESVAWGTHTVLDTTLQRARILRRSVGMLPPVYDIDDAATLRRAAREYGSRLPALREMARLLER